In Candidatus Desulfofervidus auxilii, one genomic interval encodes:
- a CDS encoding PSP1 domain-containing protein — translation MKVIGVRFRGDNRLYKFKSNSEKIKRGDYVIVDVEKKECIGQVVELMEITDSISLPPIKRKATKEDMARDIKNMELEKTAFEFCKERILAHKLDMKLIRVECLFDKSKLIFYYTAEGRVDFRELLKDLVKRFRMRIELRQVGVRNETQMVGGIGPCGRELCCTLFLDNFAPVSVKMAKEQYISLNPEKISGLCGRLMCCLAYEFPVYQRFKEGFPASGETIKIGDLEGKIIRYSLPRHSLFIETKEGQEIELPLEKIQGKK, via the coding sequence ATGAAAGTCATTGGAGTGAGATTTAGAGGAGATAATCGTCTCTATAAATTTAAATCAAACAGTGAGAAAATAAAAAGGGGCGATTATGTAATTGTTGATGTAGAAAAAAAAGAATGTATAGGGCAGGTAGTGGAATTGATGGAAATAACTGATAGTATTTCTCTTCCTCCTATTAAAAGAAAGGCAACAAAGGAGGATATGGCTAGAGATATTAAAAATATGGAGCTGGAAAAGACAGCCTTTGAATTTTGTAAAGAGCGAATTTTAGCACACAAGTTAGATATGAAACTAATTCGGGTGGAATGTCTTTTTGATAAAAGTAAGCTTATTTTTTATTATACTGCTGAAGGCCGAGTAGATTTTAGAGAATTATTGAAAGATTTAGTCAAGAGGTTTCGGATGCGTATTGAATTGCGTCAGGTTGGAGTAAGAAATGAGACTCAGATGGTAGGTGGAATAGGGCCTTGTGGGCGAGAATTATGTTGCACTCTTTTTTTAGATAATTTTGCTCCTGTTTCTGTAAAAATGGCTAAAGAGCAATATATTTCCCTTAATCCAGAAAAGATTTCTGGCCTTTGTGGCAGATTGATGTGTTGTCTAGCTTATGAATTCCCTGTTTATCAGCGTTTTAAAGAGGGATTTCCTGCTAGTGGAGAAACTATTAAAATAGGAGATTTGGAGGGAAAAATTATAAGGTATAGTCTTCCTCGTCACTCTCTATTTATAGAAACCAAGGAAGGGCAAGAGATAGAACTTCCTCTTGAGAAGATTCAGGGTAAAAAATGA
- the metG gene encoding methionine--tRNA ligase, with protein sequence MKRFYITTPIYYVNAKPHLGHAYTTIVADTINRFYRLMDYETFFLTGTDEHGDKIVQAAQNMGKTPQEYVNIISQCFRETWEKLGIQYDKFIRTTYEYHKKLVQDVLQRLYEKGEIYLSEYEGKYCFGCERFLKEKELVDGKCPDHKTPPVLLKEANYFFRMSKYQSWLIDYIHTHPDFIQPERYRNEVLSFLNEPLEDLCISRPKKRLRWGITLPFDPEFVTYVWFDALLNYLSALQFPEGELFKKFWPVANHIIAKDILKPHGIYWPIMLHAIGLEPYQTLHVHGYWNVREQKMSKSLGNVISPLEMSQKYGRDAFRYFLLKEMNFGLDANFSETSLVERFNADLANDLGNLFSRSLTMVHKYNEGLVPEPKAETQAELAIKKQAKTTSETYVQEMKAFAFYKALAAIWEFINVLNKYIDTSAPWSLAKTGNKERLNSVLYTLIEGLRLISFLLRPIMPDASQKMIDLLNFKEELPWDEAVKWGQIKPGIKLQKPISLFPRRKILERKAVMQAKKKEQITIEEFSRLDIRVGQILEAEKMADTKKLLKLKIDLGNEERTVVAGIAEHYETHEIIGKKVLVLTNLKPVKLRGVTSEGMILAASDGEKMVLTAVDGDIKSGAKVR encoded by the coding sequence ATGAAACGGTTTTATATTACTACCCCTATTTATTATGTGAATGCCAAACCTCATCTAGGCCATGCTTATACTACTATTGTGGCTGATACCATTAACCGTTTTTACAGACTGATGGATTATGAAACCTTTTTTCTCACAGGCACTGATGAACATGGAGATAAAATTGTGCAAGCCGCTCAAAATATGGGTAAAACCCCTCAAGAATATGTAAATATCATAAGTCAATGCTTTCGTGAAACTTGGGAGAAATTGGGCATTCAATATGACAAGTTTATTCGCACTACTTATGAATATCATAAAAAACTAGTTCAGGATGTGCTTCAAAGGCTTTATGAAAAAGGCGAAATTTACCTCAGTGAATATGAGGGAAAATATTGTTTTGGATGTGAGCGGTTTTTAAAAGAAAAAGAATTAGTAGATGGCAAGTGTCCTGACCACAAGACACCACCTGTTTTGTTAAAAGAAGCAAATTACTTTTTCCGGATGAGTAAATATCAATCATGGTTGATTGATTACATTCACACTCACCCCGATTTTATTCAACCAGAGAGATATCGCAATGAAGTTCTCAGTTTCTTAAATGAGCCTTTAGAGGATTTATGTATTTCTAGACCTAAAAAACGCCTTCGTTGGGGAATTACTTTACCATTTGACCCCGAGTTTGTCACCTATGTTTGGTTTGATGCTTTACTCAATTATCTCTCTGCCCTTCAATTTCCGGAGGGAGAATTGTTTAAAAAATTTTGGCCAGTGGCTAATCATATTATTGCTAAGGATATTTTAAAACCTCATGGGATTTATTGGCCAATAATGCTACATGCTATTGGGCTTGAACCATATCAAACTCTGCATGTTCATGGGTATTGGAATGTCAGAGAGCAAAAGATGTCCAAGTCTCTGGGTAATGTGATTTCTCCTTTAGAAATGAGCCAAAAATATGGTCGTGATGCCTTTCGCTATTTTTTATTAAAAGAAATGAACTTTGGCCTGGATGCCAATTTTAGTGAAACTTCTTTAGTAGAGCGTTTTAATGCTGACCTGGCTAATGACTTGGGAAATTTATTCTCACGCAGTTTGACCATGGTGCACAAATATAATGAGGGGCTTGTTCCAGAACCAAAGGCAGAGACCCAGGCAGAACTGGCGATTAAAAAACAGGCAAAAACTACAAGCGAGACTTATGTTCAGGAAATGAAAGCCTTTGCCTTTTATAAAGCCCTAGCGGCTATTTGGGAATTTATAAATGTTTTAAATAAATATATTGATACCTCTGCCCCCTGGAGTTTAGCCAAAACAGGAAATAAAGAAAGGTTAAACTCCGTGCTTTATACCTTAATAGAGGGTTTACGCTTAATTTCCTTTTTATTAAGACCTATTATGCCTGATGCCAGCCAAAAAATGATTGATTTGTTGAATTTTAAAGAGGAATTGCCTTGGGACGAAGCTGTTAAGTGGGGACAAATTAAACCTGGTATAAAACTTCAAAAGCCCATTTCTTTATTTCCAAGGAGGAAGATTTTAGAAAGGAAAGCTGTTATGCAAGCAAAGAAAAAAGAGCAAATCACCATAGAGGAATTTTCTCGTTTGGATATTCGAGTGGGACAAATTTTGGAAGCAGAGAAAATGGCAGATACAAAAAAATTGCTTAAATTAAAAATAGACTTAGGCAATGAGGAAAGAACTGTAGTGGCTG